The DNA segment CCATTTTCTGCGGAATTGGCAGGTTGTGTGACTGTAAATTCAGCAGAACGTGATTGTGCTACGTCCCATTTTCCCCAACGTATTTTTCCCCAACCACTAACATCTGTCCACTCTACTTCTGGTTGATTTTTGGGGCCGTTTTGCGGCAGTAACAGCAATAGCGCCTGATTCTTGGAGCCTGTTTGCTTAATAATCTGCAAAGACCATTTATGTTGGCCGATAACTTGCTCTATTTGATTAACAGTTTGCCAGCCAGGAAGATTTAAGCCTTTATTCCGTATTTCTCTCAATTCTTTGAGGTTGGCAATAGATGGTGGTTGTTTCCATTGCCAACGTCCGCTTAGATAACCAGGTACTGCTCCCACTGTCAATAGTAGTAGGAATAACAACAACACTACTAAAGTAGTTAAGTGCTTTTGTTTGAGAAATTTAGATAAAGGGATCATTAGTAAAAATTGCTATATTTACGCAAAATTTTACTGGAAAAAATGACACTATAGGTTCAGTAAAATTGTCAATCTATCTACGTTTATACCCTAGAATCTGTACAGTAAATTTATTCACTCTGTCCAAGTATGTGAAGTATTGGTAAATTTTCTCTGCTAGATACCCAGAAGCTACTTATAAATTCAAATTCGCTCAATTTAAAACATGGTGAGGACTGAGGAAATATTTTTACTAAGATGCTTCCTCAGTCCACTTTTTTCTACGCAATAATACTCATGCAATGATGGTTTAATCAGTAATCTCAGGGGAAAGTAGCTGGCTTTCTCCCTCTATTTCACTCTCCAGAGGTGCTGAGAAATAATCACTCATCCGATTCAAGATGGGTATTAAAGATAACAGCATCAAAGCAGAGTAGAGGTCGCCTCCCCAGCTATCATGTAGCCATTTAAAAGCTGCATCTTGGCCTGTGCCATGAAAAAAGCTGAGTATGGTGTTACGGATGATATTAGCAATGACACTAATAAGAACAGCAGCCGATAAAAACCAAACAGTTGTGCGACGAGAAGATAAATTATCCGTCCAATAAAGCAGCATCAAACAAACGTAGATAGTTGTGAATAACATCTTTAAACCCGCACAGTAGGGAGCTACTTCAACTATTCTGCCCGATACGTAAATATTGATACCATCGACAACTGCATCCATACCAAACTGATTGAGTATGAAACCAGCTGTACCTGCAATAAAGCTTTGCAAAGGAAAAGTATAAGGAGCGATGAGGTAAGGTATGGCTGTTGGGGTAGCTAAAAATAGCAGTAGTAAGGGAAAGCCTTGTAATCTCAATCCGGGAAAACCCTTGAACCACAAGCACAATCCTGCCAAGATTGTGGGTAAGGAGAGATTCACCCATTCGGTAACACCAGTCAAATAAAACACTGCCCCAATGACGAGTAAAGTTGCTCCTAAGGGATGAGTTTTATTTGGTAGACGTTGCCACTTTTTGCGGTTACCCCAACTCAGATAAGCTGCAAATGGGATACCGATAATGCCATGACTGAAATATTCGTGTTCTGTGCTGATGGTTTTATACAGCCAACCGTTTAACCAGTGCAGTAAAACAGGAGCATACAGCAGCGCTAAAAGACCTAAAATGCCTATGCCTAGTAATTGA comes from the Nostoc sp. PCC 7120 = FACHB-418 genome and includes:
- a CDS encoding cyanoexosortase B system-associated protein, with translation MIPLSKFLKQKHLTTLVVLLLFLLLLTVGAVPGYLSGRWQWKQPPSIANLKELREIRNKGLNLPGWQTVNQIEQVIGQHKWSLQIIKQTGSKNQALLLLLPQNGPKNQPEVEWTDVSGWGKIRWGKWDVAQSRSAEFTVTQPANSAENGKIPVEAMFFRASTDQETFAVLQWYALPNGGYSSPFRWFLADQLAQLQKTRAPWVAVSILIPMEPLGQVETTWPLAKSIGETVQSTLMDGPFKN
- the crtB gene encoding cyanoexosortase B; its protein translation is MALQQQIRTRNTDQLLGIGILGLLALLYAPVLLHWLNGWLYKTISTEHEYFSHGIIGIPFAAYLSWGNRKKWQRLPNKTHPLGATLLVIGAVFYLTGVTEWVNLSLPTILAGLCLWFKGFPGLRLQGFPLLLLFLATPTAIPYLIAPYTFPLQSFIAGTAGFILNQFGMDAVVDGINIYVSGRIVEVAPYCAGLKMLFTTIYVCLMLLYWTDNLSSRRTTVWFLSAAVLISVIANIIRNTILSFFHGTGQDAAFKWLHDSWGGDLYSALMLLSLIPILNRMSDYFSAPLESEIEGESQLLSPEITD